One window of the Panulirus ornatus isolate Po-2019 chromosome 12, ASM3632096v1, whole genome shotgun sequence genome contains the following:
- the LOC139751752 gene encoding uncharacterized protein isoform X3 — MDFPGATSLTREMACKYGKKKQVKTQRHLDVLHGLHTLRDLTPYGKYKVAVQACDKVGCGARAVLVASTASTSADAASSSSSNASFTLVFLVFLFMLLVTCLAANYDIFCLLRKNDCMGGRFRRLLDRGNTRFRNLGRAQTPQEEPLRLRSMRSTVIAAPSDEIVPAELSAPPRAGNGAPAAAAGGTAAATLSDSPPPYHTVHPAGSCNVGLLYVEVHSQSQVASPQCDDKQMASPQCEDKPISAPQCDNRQVVSPQCDDKEMISPQCEDRRTSTPQCDNKQVASPQCEDKDLVSPQCEDRRTSSPQCDDKQVVSPQCDDKQVVSPQCDGKPVASPQCDGKAAPSPQCDDKQVTSPQCDDKQVVSPQCDEKEMFGCDNPAFS; from the exons CTGAGGGACTTGACGCCGTACGGCAAGTACAAGGTGGCTGTCCAGGCGTGCGACAAGGTCGGGTGTGGGGCCCGTGCTGTTCTGGTGGCCTCGACCGCCTCCACCTCCGCcgacgccgcctcctcctcctcctccaacgcctCCTTCACCCTGGTCTTCCTTGTGTTTCTCTTCATGCTGTTGGTCACCTGCCTCGCTGCCAACTACGACATTTTTTGCCTCTTGCGCAA GAATGATTGCATGGGGGGTCGGTTCCGTAGACTTCTTGATCGAGGCAACACCCGCTTCAGGAACCTGG GGAGGGCGCAGACTCCGCAGGAGGAGCCGCTGAGACTCAGGAGCATGCGCTCG ACTGTGATTGCTGCACCATCCGATGAGATCGTACCTGCTGAGCTTTCTGCTCCGCCGCGTGCGGGAAACGGCGCtcctgccgccgccgccggcGGCACTGCTGCTGCAACCCTGTCTGACAGCCCTCCACCCTACCACACTGTCCACCCGGCAGGGTCTTGCAACGTGGGTCTTCTGTATGTAGAGGTCCACTCTCAGAGCCAAGTGGCTTCTCCTCAGTGTGACGACAAGCAaatggcttctccccagtgtgaggaCAAGCCAATTTCTGCTCCCCAGTGTGACAATAGGCAAGTGGTTTCTCCCCAGTGTGATGACAAGGAAATGATTTCTCCCCAGTGTGAGGACAGGCGAACTTCTACTCCCCAGTGTGACAATAAGCAAgtggcttctccccagtgtgaaGACAAGGATTTGGTTTCTCCCCAGTGTGAGGACAGGCGAACTTCTTCTCCCCAGTGTGACGATAAGCAAGTGGTTTCACCCCAGTGTGATGACAAGCAAGTGGTTTCTCCCCAGTGCGACGGCAAACCAGTAgcttctccccagtgtgacgGCAAAGCTGCACCGTCTCCCCAGTGTGACGACAAGCAAGTTACTTCTCCCCAGTGTGACGACAAGCAAGTGGTTTCTCCCCAGTGCGACGAAAAGGAAATGTTTGGGTGCGATAATCCTGCCTTCAGCTGA
- the LOC139751752 gene encoding uncharacterized protein isoform X1 translates to MDFPGATSLTREMACKYGKKKQVKTQRHLDVLHGLHTGRQGNHPSRFPSVSCTMATSLDGIPAPQVTVTPLSNTSLTVSWVLEDSVKYDILRYVVQASTISYPPQQLECLSRPALSMQCELRDLTPYGKYKVAVQACDKVGCGARAVLVASTASTSADAASSSSSNASFTLVFLVFLFMLLVTCLAANYDIFCLLRKNDCMGGRFRRLLDRGNTRFRNLGRAQTPQEEPLRLRSMRSTVIAAPSDEIVPAELSAPPRAGNGAPAAAAGGTAAATLSDSPPPYHTVHPAGSCNVGLLYVEVHSQSQVASPQCDDKQMASPQCEDKPISAPQCDNRQVVSPQCDDKEMISPQCEDRRTSTPQCDNKQVASPQCEDKDLVSPQCEDRRTSSPQCDDKQVVSPQCDDKQVVSPQCDGKPVASPQCDGKAAPSPQCDDKQVTSPQCDDKQVVSPQCDEKEMFGCDNPAFS, encoded by the exons GGTCGCCAAGGCAATCATCCTTCTAGATTTCCAAGCGTCAGCTGTACAATGGCCACGTCGCTGGATGGGATCCCCGCCCCACAGGTGACGGTGACGCCCCTAAGCAACACCTCCCTGACGGTGTCGTGGGTCCTGGAGGACTCCGTGAAGTATGACATCCTACGGTACGTCGTGCAAGCCTCCACCATCAGTTACCCACCCCAACAGCTGGAGTGTCTCAGCCGGCCGGCCCTGTCCATGCAATGTGAG CTGAGGGACTTGACGCCGTACGGCAAGTACAAGGTGGCTGTCCAGGCGTGCGACAAGGTCGGGTGTGGGGCCCGTGCTGTTCTGGTGGCCTCGACCGCCTCCACCTCCGCcgacgccgcctcctcctcctcctccaacgcctCCTTCACCCTGGTCTTCCTTGTGTTTCTCTTCATGCTGTTGGTCACCTGCCTCGCTGCCAACTACGACATTTTTTGCCTCTTGCGCAA GAATGATTGCATGGGGGGTCGGTTCCGTAGACTTCTTGATCGAGGCAACACCCGCTTCAGGAACCTGG GGAGGGCGCAGACTCCGCAGGAGGAGCCGCTGAGACTCAGGAGCATGCGCTCG ACTGTGATTGCTGCACCATCCGATGAGATCGTACCTGCTGAGCTTTCTGCTCCGCCGCGTGCGGGAAACGGCGCtcctgccgccgccgccggcGGCACTGCTGCTGCAACCCTGTCTGACAGCCCTCCACCCTACCACACTGTCCACCCGGCAGGGTCTTGCAACGTGGGTCTTCTGTATGTAGAGGTCCACTCTCAGAGCCAAGTGGCTTCTCCTCAGTGTGACGACAAGCAaatggcttctccccagtgtgaggaCAAGCCAATTTCTGCTCCCCAGTGTGACAATAGGCAAGTGGTTTCTCCCCAGTGTGATGACAAGGAAATGATTTCTCCCCAGTGTGAGGACAGGCGAACTTCTACTCCCCAGTGTGACAATAAGCAAgtggcttctccccagtgtgaaGACAAGGATTTGGTTTCTCCCCAGTGTGAGGACAGGCGAACTTCTTCTCCCCAGTGTGACGATAAGCAAGTGGTTTCACCCCAGTGTGATGACAAGCAAGTGGTTTCTCCCCAGTGCGACGGCAAACCAGTAgcttctccccagtgtgacgGCAAAGCTGCACCGTCTCCCCAGTGTGACGACAAGCAAGTTACTTCTCCCCAGTGTGACGACAAGCAAGTGGTTTCTCCCCAGTGCGACGAAAAGGAAATGTTTGGGTGCGATAATCCTGCCTTCAGCTGA
- the LOC139751752 gene encoding uncharacterized protein isoform X2 gives MATSLDGIPAPQVTVTPLSNTSLTVSWVLEDSVKYDILRYVVQASTISYPPQQLECLSRPALSMQCELRDLTPYGKYKVAVQACDKVGCGARAVLVASTASTSADAASSSSSNASFTLVFLVFLFMLLVTCLAANYDIFCLLRKNDCMGGRFRRLLDRGNTRFRNLGRAQTPQEEPLRLRSMRSTVIAAPSDEIVPAELSAPPRAGNGAPAAAAGGTAAATLSDSPPPYHTVHPAGSCNVGLLYVEVHSQSQVASPQCDDKQMASPQCEDKPISAPQCDNRQVVSPQCDDKEMISPQCEDRRTSTPQCDNKQVASPQCEDKDLVSPQCEDRRTSSPQCDDKQVVSPQCDDKQVVSPQCDGKPVASPQCDGKAAPSPQCDDKQVTSPQCDDKQVVSPQCDEKEMFGCDNPAFS, from the exons ATGGCCACGTCGCTGGATGGGATCCCCGCCCCACAGGTGACGGTGACGCCCCTAAGCAACACCTCCCTGACGGTGTCGTGGGTCCTGGAGGACTCCGTGAAGTATGACATCCTACGGTACGTCGTGCAAGCCTCCACCATCAGTTACCCACCCCAACAGCTGGAGTGTCTCAGCCGGCCGGCCCTGTCCATGCAATGTGAG CTGAGGGACTTGACGCCGTACGGCAAGTACAAGGTGGCTGTCCAGGCGTGCGACAAGGTCGGGTGTGGGGCCCGTGCTGTTCTGGTGGCCTCGACCGCCTCCACCTCCGCcgacgccgcctcctcctcctcctccaacgcctCCTTCACCCTGGTCTTCCTTGTGTTTCTCTTCATGCTGTTGGTCACCTGCCTCGCTGCCAACTACGACATTTTTTGCCTCTTGCGCAA GAATGATTGCATGGGGGGTCGGTTCCGTAGACTTCTTGATCGAGGCAACACCCGCTTCAGGAACCTGG GGAGGGCGCAGACTCCGCAGGAGGAGCCGCTGAGACTCAGGAGCATGCGCTCG ACTGTGATTGCTGCACCATCCGATGAGATCGTACCTGCTGAGCTTTCTGCTCCGCCGCGTGCGGGAAACGGCGCtcctgccgccgccgccggcGGCACTGCTGCTGCAACCCTGTCTGACAGCCCTCCACCCTACCACACTGTCCACCCGGCAGGGTCTTGCAACGTGGGTCTTCTGTATGTAGAGGTCCACTCTCAGAGCCAAGTGGCTTCTCCTCAGTGTGACGACAAGCAaatggcttctccccagtgtgaggaCAAGCCAATTTCTGCTCCCCAGTGTGACAATAGGCAAGTGGTTTCTCCCCAGTGTGATGACAAGGAAATGATTTCTCCCCAGTGTGAGGACAGGCGAACTTCTACTCCCCAGTGTGACAATAAGCAAgtggcttctccccagtgtgaaGACAAGGATTTGGTTTCTCCCCAGTGTGAGGACAGGCGAACTTCTTCTCCCCAGTGTGACGATAAGCAAGTGGTTTCACCCCAGTGTGATGACAAGCAAGTGGTTTCTCCCCAGTGCGACGGCAAACCAGTAgcttctccccagtgtgacgGCAAAGCTGCACCGTCTCCCCAGTGTGACGACAAGCAAGTTACTTCTCCCCAGTGTGACGACAAGCAAGTGGTTTCTCCCCAGTGCGACGAAAAGGAAATGTTTGGGTGCGATAATCCTGCCTTCAGCTGA